In Acropora palmata chromosome 7, jaAcrPala1.3, whole genome shotgun sequence, one genomic interval encodes:
- the LOC141886252 gene encoding mucin-6-like produces MYQRVKLRLAELFVNLLFIVLLQKETQTANAFGYDLENTFETEVNSLVELEKRRLRSLNEPSFTENTVPAPAAGINKAFLEEAIDELSRKRSYAAAVDPCKLHLDLIRKTCDDSNSTLTKRDCLRSCVPKVTGDICYRLWEPEMYGETNIKVERRWYFDQQTRSCMQFDFGGCHGNNNNFRERRDCQLQNDLEVMDDTELYLRSNLQQMESYAECSVFGNAHFSTFDNKTYTFYGKCDYILAEVRDDQETKWQIVLRNDRYCDPMKSCKKELFITAGKRIFELGKRMGNTFKVKMDSVEILRFPFKKEGIRLTLLPPDSPKKIVFRSMVDNVVIIWDGLKKVDIRFPVEKFKGMTHGLCGNFNDNSTDELMDYSGHYQPDINKFADSYKIDGATCQNDEYTETPCSLQCTEIDGPGFTACHSVVDKEFFKALCKKDKCAYPGSDSASVTNRREVACAVLDVYSRQCALNNVTLNWRREDFCPKSCPANMVYSETAPACARICENRALTQCNIKSVPGCTCAEGMFWNGDTCVKPESCPCYHGGHAYKQGKFRYESCQVCECTPNNWKCHSTKCRASCSALGFTNFQTFDGKQFEVYPKECGYTLLRDCRATSLSSKFSIKVQNEECQDVADMQYCKKQIIYVKYSSKTLEFQRTLSGSSVQIQVIFDGQKITDYLEENGLRVDFVGLHSTQLSSDDFDLILTGQDLYVMAKDLQPGSDGVAKTCGLCGTYNHNSNDDFKGPNNAPSSSADTFLRSWHDSKDKGTCDGILGDEEPTVLVDYCSLYWQNSEHSQTRASFLKKEDGPFKDCLLSHELYYSRAMKTGCRHRESLCDVISGFAKACGDAGYSVGDWRTQISGCVKPRCPDGFVFKYCDDSCPQTCGDVKHPSDCNNRPCIEGCYCEGNKVLMGDKCVFKEECFKETRSCTNGRQWKSGGMTCKGLEEYNVNDTKIGCHCPEGLYWNEFTLKCVKVDQCGCVQDGKYYYEKHVTHPMDCSKVCNGSRMWVEDSRIEKLPEYECAAFGQDNYRTFDGKWIAFRGSVSCQYELMFIKNTRNKVTVSNELCKDSFELLMCKKIVIETDEGKVELSQKDIKVIVNDVSRDYFPGDYPEPCGYSTLKNVEIFSKGLFVVVRVFNPHNPFQPLYEVKYDRGNRVYITPSLKYKGTNELSGLCGNFNDKDEDDNIVKNNDIGGDSAKIGGGWANEDGCQDTVSTSADAEDGTGACKTYKDRANWAWKGCSVIKSDVFAECHPVVSPNKYFDACRHETCLCHQGGDCGCFCSAVANYARACNQHGISVIWRREGFCELPCCRSCKNQPGYMANITIPSTCEQTGQCAAQGERCCRGTRVEGCACPEGTYFDGKKCVNMTNECDKPCSSSSSVTSTSTTATSTSSSISMSSYSTYSSSASTSSSLSTSSSLSTPTTTSVSTSSSSVSTSTSVSTSSSLSTSSSISTSSR; encoded by the exons ATGTACCAAAGAGTCAAGCTAAGGCTGGCGGAATTATTTGTGAATCTGCTGTTCATCGTTCTGctgcaaaaagaaacacaaacgGCCAATGCGTTCGG GTATGATTTAGAAAACACTTTTGAAACAGAAGTTAACAGCCTGGTTGAGCTGGAGAAACGAAGACTGCGAAGTC TGAACGAACCCAGTTTCACGGAAAACACCGTGCCAGCTCCAGCCGCCGGTATTAATAAGGCCTTCCTTGAGGAAGCCATTGACGAACTCTCACGCAAGCGCAGTTATGCAGCTGCTGTGGACCCATGTAAACTTCACTTGGACCTCATTCGAAAAACCTGTGACGACAGCAATTCTACTTTGACTAAAAGGGATTGTCTTAGGAGCTGTG tcccTAAGGTTACAGGAGACATCTGCTATCGTTTGTGGGAGCCAGAAATGTATGGAGAAACCAATATCAAAGTTGAAAGGCGTTGGTACTTTGATCAACAAACAAGAAGTTGTATGCAGTTCGATTTTGGTGGTTGTCAtggtaacaacaacaactttcgCGAAAGGAGAGATTGTCAACTTCAAAACGACT TGGAAGTCATGGACGACACGGAATTGTACCTTAGAAGCAATCTCCAACAGATGGAAT CTTACGCAGAGTGTTCTGTGTTTGGTAACGCACACTTCAGTACCTTTGACAACAAGACTTACACATTTTACGGGAAATGTGACTACATTCTTGCTGAAGTTCGGGACGATCAGGAAACAAAGTGGCAAATCGTTCTCAGGAACGATAGATACTGTGACCCGATGAAATCCTGTAAGAAGGAACTTTTCATTACTGCTGGAAAACGTATTTTTGAGCTCGGCAAAAGAATGGGAAATACGTTTAAGGTGAAAATGGACAGCGTGGAAATACTGAGATTTCCATTCAAAAAAGAAGGCATTCGTCTGACTTTACTG CCTCCTGATTCACCCAAGAAAATTGTATTTAGATCAATGGTAGATAACGTGGTTATCATATGGGATGGATTGAAGAAGGTTGACATTCGATTTCCTGTCGAAAAATTCAAGGGAATGACCCATGGCTTGTGCGGAAATTTCAATGATAACAGCACCGATGAATTAATGGACTATTCAGGGCACTATCAACCAGACATTAACAAATTTGCAGACAGCTACAAGATCGATGGAGCAACGTGTCAAAACGATGAATACACTGAGACACCATGTTCCCTTCAGTGCACGGAAATTGATGGACCAGGATTTACTGCTTGTCATAGCGTTGTCGACAAAGAGTTCTTCAAAGCGCTGTGTAAGAAGGATAAATGTGCTTATCCGGGAAGTGACAGCGCCAGTGTAACAAATAGGCGTGAAGTGGCTTGTGCTGTTCTCGATGTTTACAGCAGACAGTGCGCTTTAAATAATGTTACCTTGAATTGGAGACGAGAGGATTTTTGCC CAAAATCCTGTCCCGCAAATATGGTGTATAGCGAGACTGCCCCGGCCTGTGCGCGAATCTGCGAAAACAGAGCCCTGACACAATGTAACATAAAGAGTGTGCCTGGATGCACCTGCGCAGAAGGCATGTTTTGGAATGGAGACACATGCGTAAAACCAGAGAGTTGTCCGTGCTACCATGGAGGTCATGCATACAAGCAGGGGAAATTTCGATATGAATCTTGCCAAGTGTG CGAATGTACCCCAAATAATTGGAAATGTCACAGCACCAAATGTAGAG cAAGCTGCTCCGCTCTGGGATTCACCAATTTCCAAACATTTGACGGCAAGCAGTTCGAGGTGTACCCAAAAGAATGCGGGTATACCCTACTGCGCGATTGCAGAGCGACATCGCTGtcgtcaaaattttcaatcaaagtcCAGAACGAGGAATGTCAAGATGTTGCAGATATGCAGTACTGCAAAAAACAGATTATCTACGTGAAATATAGCAGCAAAACACTCGAATTCCAAAGAACCCTCTCCGGAAGTTCGGTACAAATTCAAGTGATCTTTGATGGCCAAAAAATCACCGACTACCTCGAAGAAAATGGCTTGCGCGTGGATTTTGTTGGACTTCACAGCACACAACTATCCAGCGATGATTTTGATTTGATCTTAACCGGGCAAGACCTGTACGTGATGGCTAAAGACTTGCAACCTGGAAGCGACGGAGTGGCAAAGACCTGTGGTCTTTGCGGCACGTACAATCATAACAGCAATGATGACTTCAAAGGTCCAAACAACGCGCCTTCGAGCAGCGCCGACACGTTTTTGCGGTCTTGGCATGATTCAAAAGATAAAGGCACATGCGACGGTATACTTGGAGATGAGGAGCCCACCGTTTTGGTTGATTACTGTTCTCTTTACTGGCAGAATTCAGAACATTCGCAAACTCGAGCAAGTTTCCTGAAAAAAGAGGATGGGCCTTTTAAAGATTGTCTTCTCTCGCACGAATTATACTACAGCCGCGCGATGAAAACCGGCTGCAGGCACCGAGAAAGCTTGTGCGATGTCATCTCTGGTTTTGCAAAGGCTTGCGGCGATGCAGGATATAGCGTTGGAGACTGGAGAACCCAAATATCAGGATGCGTCAAAC CGCGCTGTCCagatggttttgttttcaaatattgCGACGATTCGTGTCCTCAGACATGTGGAGATGTAAAGCATCCGTCAGATTGCAACAA CCGACCATGCATCGAGGGATGTTACTGTGAAGGAAATAAAGTGCTTATGGGCGACAAGTGTGTTTTTAAAGAGGAATGCTTTAAAG AAACCCGATCTTGTACAAATGGCAGGCAATGGAAATCAGGTGGCATGACGTGTAAAGGACTGGAAGAGTACAATGTGAATGACACAAAGATTGGATGTCACTGCCCAGAAGGCCTCTACTGGAACGAATTCACCTTAAAGTGCGTGAAGGTGGACCAGTGTGGTTGTGTACAAGACGGAAAGTATTACTATGAAAAACATGTCACTCATCCTATGGATTGCTCAAA GGTATGCAACGGTTCACGAATGTGGGTGGAGGATTCAAGGATTGAGAAGCTACCAGAGTATGAGTGCGCGGCATTTGGTCAAGATAACTACCGAACATTTGATGGCAAATGGATCGCATTTCGTGGCTCAGTTTCGTGCCAGTATGAACTTATGTTCATTAAAAATACTCGAAACAAGGTTACAGTTTCCAACGAACTGTGCAAAGACTCGTTTGAGCTGTTGATGTGTAAGAAAATAGTCATTGAGACTGATGAAGGAAAAGTTGAGCTTAGTCAAAAGGATATTAAAGTCATCGTCAATGACGTGTCAAGGGATTATTTCCCAGGAGATTATCCTGAACCTTGCGGATACAGCACGTTGAAGAACGTAGAGATCTTCAGCAAGGGCTTGTTTGTAGTTGTGCGAGTTTTCAACCCTCATAACCCATTTCAGCCGTTGTATGAG GTCAAATACGACAGAGGTAACCGAGTTTACATCACACCCAGTCTTAAATACAAAGGCACAAATGAACTGTCTGGTTTGTGCGGTAACTTCAATGACAAAGACGAAGACGACAACATAGTTAAGAACAACGACATCGGTGGAGACTCAGCAAAGATTGGAGGCGGCTGGGCCAATGAAGACGGCTGTCAAGATACAGTTTCCACGAGTGCAGATGCAGAAGACGGCACAGGGGCATGTAAAACCTATAAGGACAGGGCAAACTGGGCTTGGAAAG GCTGCAGTGTAATCAAGAGCGACGTGTTTGCGGAATGTCACCCAGTCGTATCGCCCAACAAGTACTTTGACGCTTGTCGTCATGAAACCTGCTTGTGTCACCAGGGAGGGGATTGCGGCTGCTTCTGCTCTGCTGTGGCAAATTATGCAAGAGCGTGTAACCAACATGGAATATCCGTCATATGGCGCCGCGAGGGCTTTTGTG AACTTCCTTGCTGCCGATCTTGTAAAAACCAACCTGGCTACATGGCAAACATCACCATTCCTTCCACCTGCGAACAAACCGGCCAGTGTGCAGCCCAAGGCGAAAGATGCTGTCGTGGTACCCGAGTGGAGGGTTGCGCATGCCCAGAGGGCACTTACTTTGACGGAAAAAAGTGTGTCAATATGACGAATGAATGTGACAAGCCATGTTCATCTAGCAGCTCAGTCACCAGCACctcaacaacagcaacaag TACTTCATCCTCTATATCCATGTCAAG ctacTCAACCTACTCCTCATCAGCGTCTacatcatcctcactttcaacgtCGTCAAGTCTTTCCACACCGACAACGACAAGTGTCTCCACATCGTCTTCAAG TGTGTCCACGTCCACTTCGGTCTCgacatcatcgtcattatcgaCATCATCAAGCATTTCGACCTCTTCCAGGTAA